A region of Solanum dulcamara chromosome 7, daSolDulc1.2, whole genome shotgun sequence DNA encodes the following proteins:
- the LOC129894880 gene encoding uncharacterized protein LOC129894880, with protein sequence MDARDFVGGVKVENNAGIVKLRSVKCVAKAIRVGEICFVVILLLWIFTRLPFAVRISGEYFRQIIGLILSPSFIFILCNFIVLTLLLKSDRLSADSSIFRNVAGADEVLYDLFLQNTEFSADFSSGNSSLVPKSEAQETMYEDKQMIFEESTVTNQVSFGSKKTETVMNKALAKPKVPRRTQSEKLNKENVEEISVKLPRSETEKCRKVTNPGDVSPETAHEVDELSNEEFQKAIENFIAKQTKFHQQEKSAIVLHSQA encoded by the coding sequence ATGGATGCTCGTGATTTTGTTGGCGGTGTGAAAGTGGAAAATAATGCGGGGATTGTGAAACTCCGCAGTGTGAAATGCGTTGCGAAGGCTATTCGCGTTGGTGAGATCTGTTTTGTGGTTATTCTGTTGTTGTGGATTTTCACTCGTTTGCCTTTCGCGGTGAGGATTTCCGGCGAGTATTTCCGTCAAATAATCGGTTTGATACTTAGTCCTTCTTTCATTTTCATCCTATGCAACTTCATCGTCCTCACTCTCCTCTTAAAGTCCGACCGCCTTTCCGCCGACTCTTCGATTTTCCGGAATGTCGCTGGAGCTGATGAAGTACTCTATGACTTGTTTCTCCAAAATACCGAGTTTTCCGCTGATTTCTCGTCCGGAAACTCTTCTCTGGTTCCGAAAAGTGAAGCTCAAGAGACTATGTACGAAGACAAACAGATGATTTTTGAAGAGAGCACAGTGACAAATCAGGTATCATTCGGTTCCAAAAAAACGGAAACGGTTATGAACAAGGCATTAGCGAAGCCGAAAGTTCCAAGGAGAACTCAATCGGAGAAGCTGAATAAGGAAAACGTGGAGGAAATTTCCGTAAAGCTCCCGAGATCGGAGACAGAGAAATGCCGGAAAGTCACAAATCCCGGCGATGTATCACCGGAGACAGCTCATGAAGTAGACGAACTAAGCAACGAAGAGTTTCAGAAAGCCATAGAAAACTTCATTGCTAAGCAAACCAAATTTCATCAACAAGAGAAATCGGCCATTGTCCTCCATAGCCAAGCCTAA